A single region of the Gemella sp. zg-570 genome encodes:
- the smc gene encoding chromosome segregation protein SMC, which yields MNLKSIEINGFKSFRSKSIFKIDSNLIGIVGPNGSGKSNIIDAIRWVLGEQSAKNLRGGSMKDVIFSGTQEKREKNFAEVSITFSVNKEDKTITRRLYRNGDSEYLINGKKSKLKEITDIYFDLGINKESYSIITQGKVESILSSKPQDRRIIIEEAAGVLKYKNKKKETNLKLEKTEDNIKRLNDIFIEIKERYNVLYEQKELTEKYTKLKDELRKKDIIVNTLSAKNYKLELEDLKSKADLYLKNIYTLEEDIKSLEENVSDIKKNQVALDKDYTEKKEKEVELIKEVEQFNSLLNLHKERANNKSNLLLKINKERDELFSRKNIIEEKINNLEEEINILKNNLAEVSSKLKILLAEKSNLSVSDIENNIENLKDEYFKLISLEGKLRNDLEFSKKVEDNNKQNINKINLEIDILENKLLDEKNKLNNINEDLLLKNKEFTALDIKISNSNSEYKLELANKEELEKNIYREKEILTNLTHKKNFLDNQNNNLNNYNVGVKEILKNKSNIAGVHNTIADIIRFDNKYTIALDTALSTSQQNIIVDNEDVARKCIEHLKNNSKGRATFLPINSIKKKFIDSDTYSKISTENGFIDIASNLLSYEKAYSNIISYMLGNVIIVDNLLNGNKIAKKISYKYRIVTLDGQVINSGGSITGGAIFKNNNSIIKNKSEIEDLNKKILQIENRVQSFNKDLELCEYNLIKFSKKIENDVTIRSKLEIEIKELSLKNNLLLESIDNIKSAIEIENLKLDDINKLNNNNLNEEKIAEEILAIKKSLAEIDDKINEENNKKILVSKNEEDSKNTLNELNIEKSKITENIKNKKSILDDTKTDLDYINSQILKINYEEKNIENEKLSSDDEESYKLQIKKIQENLDLIHKDIDLLKHKREELYSEDNLLNNQYKNKLVELKEYNKNLEKTNLKATKLEVKLDEIIEYLSNNYSVTYEKSEELLTNISSKEFSSYKEDVKKIKAEISSLGNVNMNAIEEFAEVSDRYNFYNSEITDLINSKEKLKSTIKEIDKEVEDRFLDTFNKVANNFNRIYSALFKGGNAKIILEEPNNILDTGINIEASPPGKKLQKLSLLSGGEKALTAISLLFAILEIKHSPFVILDEVEAALDDVNVNRFAKFLELYSEKNQFLVITHRRGTMEAMNKLYGVTMQEKGISYLLPLDLDNILKEDYISE from the coding sequence ATGAATTTAAAAAGTATTGAAATTAATGGATTTAAGTCTTTTAGGTCTAAATCTATTTTCAAAATTGATAGTAATTTAATAGGAATAGTAGGTCCAAATGGCTCTGGTAAAAGTAATATCATTGATGCTATCAGATGGGTTTTAGGAGAACAATCAGCCAAAAATCTCAGAGGTGGTAGCATGAAAGATGTTATCTTTTCTGGAACTCAAGAAAAAAGAGAGAAAAATTTTGCTGAAGTATCTATAACTTTTTCTGTAAATAAAGAAGATAAAACAATAACTAGACGTTTGTATAGAAATGGTGATAGTGAATACTTAATTAACGGAAAAAAATCTAAATTAAAAGAAATTACGGATATATATTTTGATTTAGGAATTAATAAAGAGAGTTACAGTATAATTACACAAGGTAAAGTTGAAAGTATATTGTCATCAAAACCGCAAGACAGAAGAATAATTATTGAAGAGGCTGCTGGTGTTTTAAAGTATAAGAATAAAAAAAAGGAAACAAATTTAAAACTAGAAAAAACTGAAGATAATATAAAAAGACTGAATGATATTTTCATAGAAATTAAAGAACGTTACAATGTTCTTTATGAACAAAAAGAACTTACTGAAAAGTATACAAAACTAAAAGATGAATTACGAAAAAAAGATATAATAGTTAATACACTATCTGCTAAAAATTATAAATTAGAATTAGAAGATTTGAAAAGTAAGGCTGATTTATATCTTAAAAATATATATACTTTAGAAGAAGATATAAAATCTTTAGAGGAAAATGTTTCTGATATAAAAAAAAATCAAGTTGCTTTAGATAAAGATTATACTGAAAAAAAAGAAAAAGAAGTAGAATTAATTAAGGAAGTAGAACAATTTAATTCTTTGTTAAATCTTCATAAAGAAAGAGCAAATAATAAGAGTAATTTATTATTAAAGATAAATAAGGAAAGAGATGAATTATTTTCACGAAAAAATATTATTGAAGAAAAAATTAATAATTTAGAAGAAGAAATTAATATTTTAAAAAATAATCTTGCTGAAGTATCTTCTAAACTTAAAATTTTACTTGCTGAAAAATCAAATTTATCAGTATCTGATATAGAAAATAATATTGAAAATTTAAAAGATGAATATTTTAAGTTAATTAGTTTAGAAGGAAAATTACGCAACGATTTAGAATTTTCTAAAAAAGTAGAGGATAATAACAAGCAAAATATCAATAAAATAAATTTAGAAATAGATATACTTGAAAATAAATTACTTGATGAAAAGAATAAATTAAATAATATTAATGAGGACTTGTTATTAAAAAATAAAGAATTTACTGCTTTAGATATAAAAATAAGTAATAGTAATTCTGAATATAAGCTAGAATTAGCAAACAAAGAAGAGTTGGAAAAAAATATTTATAGGGAAAAAGAAATACTAACTAATTTAACTCATAAGAAAAACTTTTTAGATAATCAAAATAATAATTTGAATAATTATAATGTTGGAGTTAAGGAAATATTAAAAAATAAAAGTAATATAGCAGGTGTTCATAATACAATAGCTGATATAATTAGGTTTGATAATAAATACACCATAGCATTAGATACTGCCCTGTCAACCTCTCAGCAAAATATTATTGTTGATAATGAAGATGTCGCTAGAAAATGTATTGAACACTTGAAAAATAATTCTAAGGGGAGGGCGACATTTTTACCTATAAATAGTATAAAAAAGAAATTTATAGATAGCGATACCTATTCAAAAATTTCTACTGAAAATGGATTTATTGATATTGCCTCTAATTTACTAAGTTATGAAAAAGCATATAGTAATATAATTTCTTATATGTTAGGTAATGTTATTATAGTAGATAACTTATTAAATGGTAATAAAATAGCAAAAAAAATAAGTTATAAATATAGAATAGTTACCTTAGATGGTCAAGTTATTAATAGTGGTGGTTCAATAACAGGGGGAGCAATATTTAAAAATAACAATTCAATAATAAAAAATAAATCTGAAATTGAAGATTTGAATAAAAAAATATTACAAATAGAAAACAGAGTACAGAGTTTTAATAAGGATTTAGAACTTTGTGAGTATAATCTAATAAAATTTAGTAAAAAAATTGAAAATGATGTAACTATTCGTTCAAAATTAGAAATAGAAATTAAAGAATTAAGTCTTAAAAATAATTTATTATTAGAAAGTATAGATAATATAAAATCAGCTATTGAAATAGAAAATTTAAAATTAGATGATATAAATAAACTAAATAATAATAATTTAAACGAAGAAAAAATTGCTGAAGAAATATTAGCAATAAAAAAATCTTTAGCAGAAATTGATGATAAAATTAATGAAGAAAACAATAAAAAAATATTAGTTTCTAAGAATGAAGAAGATAGTAAAAATACTTTAAATGAACTAAATATTGAAAAGTCAAAAATTACAGAAAATATTAAAAATAAAAAATCTATTTTAGATGATACAAAAACAGATTTAGATTATATTAATTCTCAAATTTTAAAAATAAATTATGAAGAAAAGAATATAGAAAATGAAAAATTATCTAGTGATGATGAAGAAAGTTATAAACTTCAAATTAAGAAAATTCAAGAAAATTTAGACTTAATACATAAGGATATAGACTTATTAAAACATAAAAGAGAAGAGTTATATTCAGAAGATAATTTATTAAATAATCAATATAAAAACAAATTGGTAGAACTAAAAGAATATAATAAAAATTTAGAAAAAACTAATTTAAAAGCAACAAAATTAGAAGTTAAATTAGATGAAATAATAGAGTATTTGAGTAATAATTATAGTGTAACTTATGAAAAATCTGAAGAATTATTAACAAATATAAGCTCTAAAGAATTTTCTAGCTACAAGGAAGATGTAAAAAAAATAAAAGCAGAAATTTCTAGCTTAGGTAATGTTAATATGAATGCAATAGAAGAATTTGCTGAAGTTTCAGATAGATATAATTTCTATAATTCAGAAATAACAGATTTAATTAATTCTAAAGAAAAATTAAAATCTACTATTAAAGAAATTGATAAAGAGGTAGAGGACAGATTTTTAGATACATTTAATAAGGTTGCAAATAATTTTAATAGAATATATAGTGCTTTATTCAAGGGGGGAAATGCCAAGATAATATTAGAAGAGCCGAATAATATCTTAGATACTGGAATAAATATAGAAGCAAGCCCTCCAGGAAAAAAACTTCAAAAACTATCTCTTTTATCAGGAGGAGAAAAAGCATTAACGGCTATAAGTTTACTTTTTGCAATATTAGAAATAAAACATTCTCCTTTTGTCATACTAGATGAGGTTGAAGCAGCTTTAGACGATGTTAATGTTAATAGATTTGCAAAATTTTTAGAATTGTATTCCGAAAAAAATCAATTTTTAGTTATTACCCATAGAAGAGGAACTATGGAAGCAATGAATAAATTATACGGAGTAACTATGCAAGAAAAGGGAATAAGTTATTTATTGCCACTTGATTTAGATAATATATTAAAGGAGGATTATATAAGTGAGTAG
- the rnc gene encoding ribonuclease III, with translation MNRINELINELNKIYDMKINYNKNYEMAFTHSSYINEQKNLLKHDSYERLEFLGDATLEISVSEYLYIKFPNFSEGQLTKIRASVVCEPSLVKQAKKLGFDKYIILGKGEEKIGGRNRPALLADIFESFLGALYLDKGLESVKNFLSKTLFKEIQDEDYSTFIDYKTILQEYISKEKLGVIEYKLISSIGPSHEKIFVSAIYIDEKKFGEGTAKTKKESEQIAAKLALQKLNFI, from the coding sequence ATGAATAGAATCAATGAATTAATTAATGAACTAAATAAAATTTATGATATGAAGATTAATTATAATAAAAATTATGAAATGGCATTTACCCATTCTTCGTATATAAATGAACAAAAAAATTTACTCAAACATGATAGTTATGAAAGACTAGAATTTTTAGGTGATGCAACTTTAGAAATAAGTGTCAGTGAGTATTTATATATAAAATTCCCGAATTTTTCAGAGGGGCAATTAACAAAAATAAGGGCTTCGGTAGTTTGTGAGCCATCATTAGTAAAACAAGCTAAAAAATTAGGATTTGACAAATATATTATTCTAGGCAAGGGTGAAGAAAAAATTGGTGGAAGAAATAGACCAGCTTTGCTAGCAGATATATTTGAATCATTTCTTGGTGCACTTTATCTTGATAAAGGTTTAGAAAGTGTAAAAAATTTCTTGAGTAAAACATTGTTTAAAGAAATACAAGACGAAGATTATAGCACGTTTATTGATTATAAAACAATCTTACAAGAGTATATAAGTAAGGAAAAATTAGGAGTTATAGAGTATAAACTTATTTCTTCCATTGGTCCTTCTCACGAAAAGATTTTTGTTAGTGCAATATACATAGACGAGAAAAAATTTGGGGAAGGCACAGCTAAAACAAAAAAAGAGTCTGAACAAATTGCAGCGAAATTAGCTTTACAAAAACTTAATTTTATTTAA